A section of the Triticum dicoccoides isolate Atlit2015 ecotype Zavitan chromosome 7A, WEW_v2.0, whole genome shotgun sequence genome encodes:
- the LOC119332459 gene encoding Holliday junction resolvase MOC1, chloroplastic-like, giving the protein MMEEDPLIPLVHVWNNAAFDGSNSASSNAWHAHATPVRRGEKENRRPAETDDADADAEIARIEAEILRLSSRLHHLRVSRGHDANAKSTGTRPRAKGLGLAPLDDDLLAAAADPDNLLPLPEKQQPPPPAQKPRPAAKQQFPASRGGRGLSIGPLDIAAANPAKAPAARQQQQQQGAAPASRILKPIKEPPVQRRRGVSLGPMEIQHGISGGTKPVAAAGAARVKPFPGKLNAIREEGQASRQQPAVPAKLWPSSNARQPLDSSKQGTAASRAKARSSSMSPRARRQSIARATNSTRGGVAAFGAAKVVADEPTPKAAMNQSSTASTCRRPAGSSKVRVVPSRYSLMPGASLGAATQERRRKESLPGSTGGAGQKEEEIKAMPTEPVDDDLSPESLDKVAELLPRIRTMPPPDETPRDSGCAKRAADLVGKRSFFAAAAAGDCSAISSYQARVLEAEAPEEAAAAAEALGDEAASAGEALGDEAAA; this is encoded by the coding sequence atgatggAGGAGGACCCGCTGATCCCGCTGGTGCACGTGTGGAACAACGCCGCCTTCGACGGCTCCAACTCCGCCTCCTCCAACGCCTGGCACGCGCACGCCACGCCCGTGCGCAGGGGCGAGAAGGAGAACCGCCGCCCCGCTGAGaccgacgacgccgacgccgacgccgagatcGCGCGCATCGAGGCCGAGATCCTGCGCCTCTCCTcccgcctccaccacctccgcgtCTCCAGGGGCCACGACGCCAACGCCAAGTCCACCGGGACGCGGCCGCGGGCGAAGGGGCTCGGCCTCGCCCCCCTCGACGacgacctcctcgccgccgccgcggaccCCGACAACCTGCTCCCTCTCCCGGAGAAGCAGCAGCCCCCGCCCCCCGCGCAGAAGCCCAGGCCCGCCGCCAAGCAGCAGTTCCCGGCGTCGCGGGGCGGCAGGGGGCTCAGCATCGGCCCGCTCGACATCGCCGCCGCGAACCCCGCCAAGGCCCCCGCCGcgcgtcagcagcagcagcagcagggcgcTGCCCCCGCAAGCCGCATCCTGAAGCCGATCAAGGAGCCGCCCGTGCAGCGCCGCAGGGGCGTCAGCCTCGGCCCGATGGAGATCCAGCACGGCATCAGCGGCGGCACCAAGCCCGTGGCCGCGGCGGGCGCGGCGCGGGTCAAGCCGTTCCCCGGCAAGCTGAACGCCATCCGCGAAGAAGGGCAGGCTTCCAGGCAGCAGCCCGCGGTCCCCGCTAAGCTCTGGCCGTCGAGCAACGCCAGGCAGCCGCTCGACAGCAGCAAGCAAGGCACGGCGGCGAGCAGGGCCAAGGCGAGGAGCTCCAGCATGAGCCCCAGGGCGAGGAGGCAGTCCATCGCCAGGGCCACGAACAGCACGAGGGGAGGCGTCGCCGCGTTCGGGGCCGCCAAGGTGGTGGCCGACGAGCCCACGCCCAAAGCTGCCATGAACCAGAGCAGCACTGCGTCCACCTGCAGGAGGCCGGCAGGGAGCTCCAAGGTCCGGGTCGTCCCGAGCCGCTACAGCCTCATGCCCGGCGCGTCCCTGGGAGCTGCAACACAGGAGAGGCGCCGCAAGGAGTCTCTCCCGGGATCGACAGGGGGCGCAGGCCAGAAGGAGGAGGAGATCAAAGCGATGCCCACTGAGCCTGTCGACGATGACCTCTCTCCTGAATCACTGGACAAGGTTGCTGAACTGCTCCCGAGGATCAGGACCATGCCGCCTCCCGACGAGACTCCCCGCGACTCGGGGTGCGCGAAGCGGGCCGCCGATCTGGTCGGGAAGCGATCCTTCTTCGCGGCGGCCGCAGCCGGCGATTGCAGTGCCATTTCCTCCTACCAGGCGCGGGTCCTCGAAGCTGAAGCACCggaggaggcagcagcagcagcagaggcctTGGGCGATGAGGCAGCCTCAGCAGGAGAGGCCTTGGGCGATGAGGCAGCAGCATGA